A region of the Variovorax sp. 54 genome:
ACCGAGCCTGTCGACCAGGTCTACGTGGCGGCGGCCCGGGTCGGCGGCATCCACGCCAACATGACCTACCCCGCGCAGTTCCTCTACGAGAACCTGCTGATCGCGGCGAACCTCACGCACCAGGCCTTCCTGGCCCACGTCAAGCGGCTGCTGTTCCTCGGCTCCAGCTGCATCTACCCGCGGCTGGCCGAGCAGCCGATCCGCGAAGACGCCCTGCTCACCGGCAAGCTCGAGCCCACCAACGAGCCCTACGCCATCGCCAAGATCGCGGGCATCAAACTCTGCGAGAGCTACAACCGGCAGTACGGCGCCACGCACGGCGTCGACTTCCGCAGCGTGATGCCGAGCAACCTCTACGGCCCCGGCGACAACTACCACCTGGAGAACAGCCACGTGGTGCCCGCGCTGATCCAGCGCTTTCACCTGGCCAAGATCAGCCGCACGCCGAGCGTGCTGATCTGGGGCAGCGGCCGGGCGCGGCGCGAGTTCCTGTACGTGGACGACATGGTCGAAGGCTGCCTGGACGTGATGAACCTGTCGCGCGCCGCCTACGACCAGCACACCGATCCGATGCGCGGCCACATCAACCTCGGAACGGGCGAGGACGTCTCGATCGCCGAACTGGTGGAACACATCCGCGAGGTCGTGGGCTACGAGGGCAGCATCCACTACGACCTGGCACAGCCCGACGGCGCACCGCGCAAGCTGCTGGACGTGTCGCGCGCGGCCAGCTTCGGCTGGCGCGCCACGGTGCCGCTGGCCGAAGGGCTGCGCCGCACCTACGCGGACTACCAGGCCGCCCCCCGCACCGCCGCAGAGGCCGCGCACGCCTGAATGAAGAACCGAGCGTTGCCATGAGAACTCTCGTCTTCTGGTCCGGCATCGTCTGCGCCCTGCTGTGCGGGCTCATCGATCCCGTCTGGGGCTACGGGGTGGTGTGCGTGCTGGCGGTGGTGCAGCTGTCGATGCTCGGCGCCCCCGGCGACAGCGTGTTCCTGTTGATCCACTACACGGCGGTTCTCATCTACTTCTCGCTGGCCCCGGCGATGCAGATCGCGACCGACGTCGACTTCTGGGAGGTCGGCATCCTCGGGCAGGCCGCGCACACGCAGGCGCTGATGCTCGTGCTGCTGTACATGGCCGGCGTGGAAGCCGCACGGCTGGGCATGCCCACGCCGCCGGCCGCGCCCTGGCCGGCGCAGCGCGCGCACGGCGCCGGCGTCGCCCACCCCTTCCTGCTGCTGGGCTGCCTGGAGGTGGCGTTCGCCATGCTCTTCCTCCATCCCGACATGAACTTCACGGCGCGCGGCGTGATTACCGAAGAAGAGAGCGCGCCGGTCCAGTACATCGTCTATTCGACGCTGCCCAAGCTCATGGTGCTGTTGTGCTGCGTGGCGCTCACGATCCACGCCATGCGCCGGCGCACGCTGTGGGCCTGGTGCAGCGCGGGCCTGGCCCTTGCGCTGGCCGCCATCGCCGCGAACCCGGTCAACACGGCGCGCCAGGTCATCCTGATCGGGCTGCTTCCGCTGCTCATCCATGCCCTGGGCCGCGGCCACCGGTGGACGCTCGCCGCAGTGATCTTCGGCGCCATCGCGGGCCTGGGCCCGGTGCTGAACCTGATCTCGCGGGACGCCATGTGGGGCGCCGAACTGGCCTCGTACCCCTTCAGCCAGGACTTCGATGCGATGTTCGTCATCGCGGGCATCCTGGAGCGCGCGCCCTCGCCCGAGCTCGGCTACGGGCGCTACCTGCTCTCGGCCTTTTCCTTCGTCCTGCCGCGCGAGCTGAAGATGTTCCCGGAGTTCGACCCGCTCGGCTGGCCGGCCGTGCTGGGCAACTTCTCGCAGAGCAACCTGTCGCTGCCGCCCTTCACCACCGCGTACTTCGACTTCGGGCTGGCGGGCCCCGCGCTGCTGGGCTTCGCGGTTTCGGCGGGCTTTCGCCTCGTCGACAAGGCCTTCGACCCGCAGCGCACGCTGACGACCGGCTACCTGAGCGCACTGGTGCTGCTGGCCGCCTACGTGCCGTTCCTGCGCGGACCGATCCTGGGCTGGGGACCGTTCGCCGTCTCGGGACTGGTCGCGGCCGTCGTCGCCGGCAGCCTCGCGTCGTGGTTCCGCAGGCCGGCACCCAGCCCGGCGCGCGCCAGCCTGCCGACGGCATGAGAACGACCATGGCCACCTACCTCTTCTACGACACCATCCGGCTCAACGCGTCGGCGGGCGGGGTGCTGAACGTGTCCGAGGTGCTGCTGCAGAGCATGCGCGGCTCACCGGACCACCGCGTGCAGCCGATCAGCGAGCGCCATCCGCACCTCTACGCGGTCGCGCGGCGGCTGAAGATCAGCCGCTTCATCCTCGACACGCTGCTCTACAACCTTCACCTGGCGCTCGGGTGGCTGCGCGGGGAGCGGGTGTACTCGCTGTTCCCGAACTACTTCCTGCCTTTCTCGCTGCTGGCGCCCTTCGGCCGCCATCGGGATTCGATCGTGGTGGTGCACGACGTGCAGTACAAGTCGTACCCGCAGTACTTCACGCCACAGAAGCGCCTCTGGCTCGACTGGAACCTGCACCGTGTCGCGCGCAGCGCCGCCGACGTGGTCTTCATCAGCCGCAGCAGCCAGGAAGATTTCGAGCGGCACTTCACGCGCTGCGAACACGCCGCGGTGATCTTCAATCCCGTGGATGCGGGCACCAGCGCGTACAGCGCTGGAAGCCTGATCGCGCCCGGCGGGCGCTACCTGATCGCGGCCTACCACTACTACCCGCACAAGAACTTCGAGGGCATCCTGAAGCTCTTCGTGCGCATGAAGCGCCAGGGCCTGGTCGACTACCTCGACATCACGGGCAACGGCGCCGCCGAGGTCGAACGCATGATCTCGGCGATGGCGCCCGCGTTTCGCGGCAGCGTGCGGCACCGGGGGCTGGTGTCGCGGGAAGAACTCCTGCGGCTGTACCGGGGCGCGACGGCCTTCATCTCGCTCTCCACCTTCGAGGGCTTCAACCTGTCGGCCGCCGAGGCGGCGACGCTGGGCGTGCCGCTGCTGCTCTCGGACCTTCCGGTGCACCGGGAGCTCTTCGCGGGCTACGCGTTCTTCATCGGCAACGAGTTCGGCGGCCTCGGCGGCATCGAGCGCTACCTGGCCACCCACGAGCGCGCACGCCCCGCGTGGTCGCTCTCGCGGGCCTGCACGCCGGGCGCGGTGGCCGCGAGCTACTTCACGTTGAAGCGCGACGGCGCTTCGCTGGCGCAGGCCACGCCATGACGAACCGCGCACGGCCCCTGTCCCTTCTTCGCGCATTCGCGGTGCTGGCGCTCGGGCTGGTCGCGTGGGCCGGGCTGGCGGTCGCGACGCGGCCCACCCCGCCGGATGCGCCGGGCGTGCAGGGCTTTGGCGTGATGGTGCACTACCTGCCCGACAAGCAGTCCATCGCCGGCATCGGGCGCTTCGACGTCGACGCCTTCGCCGACGCGCTCGCCGAGATGCGCGCCAACCATCTCATCCTCACGCTCGGACAGAACAACGGCCAGTTCATCGCGCCGAACGCCGCGCTCGAAGCGCTGTGCCCGCGCAGCGCCGCGCACCGCTCGCCGCGCGACCTGCCGCTGGAGATCGGCCGCGCGCTGCGGCGCCACGGCATCGCACTGATCCTCTACCTGCCGTTCCGCGCACCGCAAGGCGACCCCTACCTGATGGAATGCCTGGGCGACGTCTCCGAACAGCTGCCGCCGCCGCCGCGCTTCATCACCGCATGGTCGGCCGTGATCGAGCGCTGGTCGCAGCACTACGACGCGCTGGCCACGGGCTGGTGGTTCGACGGTGTCTACAACACGACGGGCATGACGCCGCGCGACTGGAACACGCTCTGCGCGGCCGCGCGCAGCGGCGCCCCCACCCGGTGGCTGGCCTTCAATGCCGGCGAGGGGCCGGCACGCTTCAGCCTCAAGAGCGCGCCGTGCCAGAACCTCATGGCGGGCGAGTACCTGCAGCCCACTGCGCGCCTGGCCTCGCCGCCCTCCGAACTCAGGCTGCATGTGCTCACGCCGCTGGGCGCCTCCTGGGCCCAGCCGAGCGCGCCGCGCTTCTCGGCGACGCAGCTGCGCAGCTGGATCGGCGATGCGAACGCCAAGGGCGGAATGCTCACGCTCGACATGCCGCTGGACGCCGACTTCCACTTTCTTCCCGCACACGTCGCGCTGGTACGCAGCGCGACCGCGCCGCGGCCCTGACCCGTATTGCCTACACCGCTTGCCCGACCATGACCCCCACCCTCCCCTTCCTCGTTGTGGAAGACCGCCAGAACCAGGCCCTGCGCCTGTGCTGTGAATCCGCGGCCATGGCGGCGGAGCCCCTGGTCGTTCTGTCGGACACCGACGCCGGGCCGGCGTACGAACGCTTCTGCCAGGCCTACGTGCACCTGTCGAGCAACACGCCGGCGTTCGAGAAGATCTGCTTCCGGCGCTACTTTCTGCTGGCGAACCATCTGGCGACGCACCCCGACTGCCGCGCCTTCGTGCTGATCGACAGCGACGTGCTGCTGTTTGGCGGCGTCGGCGCACACATTGCGCGCCTGGTGGGCACGGCCGACTTCTCCGGCTCGCGCATCCTGCCCACGGACAACTGGAACCCCTGCCAGATCTCACCGCACGTGAGCTACTGGACCGCAGCCGGCCTGCAGGACTTCGTCGCCTTCATCGCCCGGATGTACAGCACGCCCGCGGGCCTGCACCAGTTGCGCGACATTGCCGAGCGCTTCGCGGCCCGCAGCGTGCGCGGCGGCGTGTCCGACATGACGCTGCTGTACCTGTGGGCGCAGGCCACGGGCAACACCGTGTCGATCAACCGGGTGCTCGACGGCCGGGTGATCGACCACAACATCAACGGCGGCACCAACCACCTCGTGCGCGAGTTCCGCATGCGCGGCGGCGCCAAGCGCCTGGCCTTCGTCGACAGCCTGCCCTGCCTGCAGACACCGGCGGGCGACACGGTGCGCGTGCTCGCGCTGCATTTCCAGGGCGCCGCCAAGATGGCGATGCGGCCCGCGCTGCAACGCCGGGTGTACACGGTCGCGGTGCTGACCTGGGCATTGCAGATGGCGCGCAGGGCCAAGAACAACGCGCACCGGGTCGCCTCGCGCGCGCGCCGCGTGGCCGACAGCCTGGGCTTCGCGCAGGCGCCGGCGGCCAAGCGGCCTGCGGACGGGAGCACGCCATGAAGCCCGCGGCAGGTACATCGTTCGCCCTGCCCGGCCTCCGCCTGGCGCAGCGTCTGGGCCTGGGCGCACTCGCGTCGCGGCTGTATGTGTACCTGTCGGGGTTCCTGGCGATCTTTCTCATCGCGGCGCAGGTGGCACCCGCGCGCTTCGGCGAGTACTCGATCTACCAGTCGGTGCTGGAAGTGGCGCTGGTGGTGGGCACGCTGGGCAGTTCGCTGCTGTTCTCGCGCAATGCCGCGAGCGTGCCGCCGCGTGTGACCCGCGGCGACCTGGTGCGCACGCTGGCGATCGGGCTGCCGCTCGCCGCATTGCTCGCGGCCGGCGTCGTGGGCGCGCAGCGCCTGCCGGTGGCCGGCATGCCCTTCGTGCTGATCGTGTCGTCGCTCGCGGTCTTCGCCTTCAACAGCCTGCGCCTGTCGTTCAGCCGGGGCCTGGGCCATGCGGGCCTGCTCAACCTGGAGTCGGGCGTGCGCGCGACCGTTCTGGTGCTGGGCGTGGCGGCGCTCGCTGCGCTCGGCCTGGAGATCGGCGTGGCGCACCTGCTCGCCATCAACCTGCTGGCCTTGCTGCTCGTGGGCGCGGCCATCGTCCTGCCGGCGAACGGCGCGGCGCCGCCGGCCGGGCCGCCCGTGCTGGCGCTTGCGTCGCAGGCCAGCGCCACGGTGTATGCGCTGCTGACCTTCCTGCTGCGCAAGTCGGACCTGCTGCTCGTGGCGCTCTTCATGCCGCTGGGCTACGTGGGCGCGTTCAAGCTGGCCTTTCTTCTGGCGGAGGCGCCCTCGCAGTTCGTGCAGGCCTTTCTGGTCACGAAGACGCCGGCGATGCTGGACGCCAACGCGGCCAACCTCACGACCGAAAAGCTGCGGCTGGCGCGGCATTCGTTCCTGCTCGGGTGCGTGCTCTTCGTGGGGCTGGCGGGGCTGCTGGCCGTGGCCGCGCCGCTGCTGAAACTGGGCCCCGAGGCGCGCGACATCTTCGTGTGCATCGCGCCGTACTTCCTGCTGAGAACCTACACGGTCCATCACGAAATCATGCTCTCGCTCAACGCCACGATGGGCTCGCTCGGGTGGTGGACGCTGCTGGAGTTCGCGCTGCGCATGGTCTCGTACGGCGTCGTGATCTCGCTCTTTCCGGACAAGCCGCACTACGTCTTCTTCATCGCCTTCGTGTCCGATTTCCTGCTGTACGAGCTGCGCATGCGCGCGCTGTTCGGCTTCTTTCCGATCGTGCGCCTGCTGCGCCCGGCCATGGAGAGGTCGCCATGAAGATCCTGCTGTACTCGATGAACTTCGCGCCCGAGCTGGCCGGCATCGGCAAGTACTCCGGCGAGATGGCCGACTGGCTCCAAGCCAGGGGCCACGACGTGCGCGTGATCGCGGCGCCGCCCTTCTTCCCGCACTGGGCGGTGTTCGAGGGGCATTCGGCCTGGGCCTATCGCAAGAGCGAGCACAACGGCCTCACGGTCTGGCGCGCGCCCACCTGGGTGCCCGCGCAGCCCCGTGCGCTGGCGCGCGTGGCGCACCTGGTCTCGTTCATGCTGTCGAGCCTGCCGCTGCTGCTGGCGCAGGCGCGCTGGAAGCCCGACCTCGTGTTCGTCGTGGAGCCGCCGGTTTTCTGCGCGCCTGCGGTGCTGTTCTTTTCGAAGGTGCTCGGCATCCAGTCGTGGCTGCACATCCAGGACCATGAAGTCGATGCGGCGTTCAGCTTGGGCCACCTGCGCGGCGCGGGCGTGCGGCGCGTCGCGCTGTCGCTGGAGCGATGGCTGCTCACGAGGTTCGACCGCGTGTCGACCCTCTCCGCGGCCATGATGGACAAGGCCCGAAGCAAGGGCATCGACGAAGGCCGGCTGGTGCTCTTTCCGAACTGGGTGGATGTCTCGGCGATCCATCCTGCCCCTGGTACGGACGGCGGCTACAGGGCGGAACTGGGCATTGCCCCCGAAGCCGTGGTCGTGCTCTATGCGGGCAGCCTGGGCAGCAAGCAGGGCATCGAGCTGCTGGCCGAAGCGGCCGGCCTGCTCGCCGACCAGCGCAACATCCACTTCGTCATCTGCGGCAACGGCCCGAGCCGCGGCCCGCTGATGTCGGCCTGCGCCGGCCTGGACCGCGTGCACTTTCTCGACCTGCAGCCTGCCGAGCGGCTCAACGAATTGCTGGGCATGGCCGACATCCACGTGCTGCCGCAG
Encoded here:
- a CDS encoding GDP-L-fucose synthase family protein, translated to MRIYVAGHRGMVGQTLTRRLREGGHEVVTRSHAELDLLDQAAVARFFATEPVDQVYVAAARVGGIHANMTYPAQFLYENLLIAANLTHQAFLAHVKRLLFLGSSCIYPRLAEQPIREDALLTGKLEPTNEPYAIAKIAGIKLCESYNRQYGATHGVDFRSVMPSNLYGPGDNYHLENSHVVPALIQRFHLAKISRTPSVLIWGSGRARREFLYVDDMVEGCLDVMNLSRAAYDQHTDPMRGHINLGTGEDVSIAELVEHIREVVGYEGSIHYDLAQPDGAPRKLLDVSRAASFGWRATVPLAEGLRRTYADYQAAPRTAAEAAHA
- a CDS encoding glycosyltransferase; its protein translation is MATYLFYDTIRLNASAGGVLNVSEVLLQSMRGSPDHRVQPISERHPHLYAVARRLKISRFILDTLLYNLHLALGWLRGERVYSLFPNYFLPFSLLAPFGRHRDSIVVVHDVQYKSYPQYFTPQKRLWLDWNLHRVARSAADVVFISRSSQEDFERHFTRCEHAAVIFNPVDAGTSAYSAGSLIAPGGRYLIAAYHYYPHKNFEGILKLFVRMKRQGLVDYLDITGNGAAEVERMISAMAPAFRGSVRHRGLVSREELLRLYRGATAFISLSTFEGFNLSAAEAATLGVPLLLSDLPVHRELFAGYAFFIGNEFGGLGGIERYLATHERARPAWSLSRACTPGAVAASYFTLKRDGASLAQATP
- a CDS encoding polysaccharide biosynthesis protein; the protein is MKPAAGTSFALPGLRLAQRLGLGALASRLYVYLSGFLAIFLIAAQVAPARFGEYSIYQSVLEVALVVGTLGSSLLFSRNAASVPPRVTRGDLVRTLAIGLPLAALLAAGVVGAQRLPVAGMPFVLIVSSLAVFAFNSLRLSFSRGLGHAGLLNLESGVRATVLVLGVAALAALGLEIGVAHLLAINLLALLLVGAAIVLPANGAAPPAGPPVLALASQASATVYALLTFLLRKSDLLLVALFMPLGYVGAFKLAFLLAEAPSQFVQAFLVTKTPAMLDANAANLTTEKLRLARHSFLLGCVLFVGLAGLLAVAAPLLKLGPEARDIFVCIAPYFLLRTYTVHHEIMLSLNATMGSLGWWTLLEFALRMVSYGVVISLFPDKPHYVFFIAFVSDFLLYELRMRALFGFFPIVRLLRPAMERSP
- a CDS encoding glycosyltransferase WbuB, whose translation is MKILLYSMNFAPELAGIGKYSGEMADWLQARGHDVRVIAAPPFFPHWAVFEGHSAWAYRKSEHNGLTVWRAPTWVPAQPRALARVAHLVSFMLSSLPLLLAQARWKPDLVFVVEPPVFCAPAVLFFSKVLGIQSWLHIQDHEVDAAFSLGHLRGAGVRRVALSLERWLLTRFDRVSTLSAAMMDKARSKGIDEGRLVLFPNWVDVSAIHPAPGTDGGYRAELGIAPEAVVVLYAGSLGSKQGIELLAEAAGLLADQRNIHFVICGNGPSRGPLMSACAGLDRVHFLDLQPAERLNELLGMADIHVLPQRADAADLVMPSKLGGMLASGKAVIATAHPGTELGNVVAGRGLVVPPGDAAVLADAIAQLAHSPALRETLGAAGRAFAQAELDQDAILSRFEQALLRCVADRGTTTPAPPLHESQP